CTTGTGATATATTATCTGCTCGTCGAGTCAAACAATTAAGTTTAGGTAAAATTAACAATTTATTTTTTCTCTTCAATGTCTCAATTACAACCAAGGATACAATTATAAATATTGATAAAGATTTTTCAATTGAAATAAAAAAAGAGGGGATTATAAATATTATAAACACCTCTTTAGAAAACCGAGAAACTGACATTAACAGCTCTTTGGAATTATTAATTCAAACTAATAATTCTGGTTTATTCAAAACAAACAAATCTGAGCAAAGTCATTTTAAATTTAAACATCTTGCACTTATTAATAAAAAAAGCTCAGCGGTAATAGATAATTCAATGGAGGTTCCCACTCCGGTTGAAATCTCTTTAGGTAAAGAAAAAATTAACCTAATTGTTGGAAAA
This window of the Patescibacteria group bacterium genome carries:
- a CDS encoding acylglycerol kinase family protein; translation: MHIYIYDNYLNEKKYQPLLAKIETRITDLGLNGKIIRLGVMNSIYNAIENELKKGAKTIIAVGNDNLLNQVINSIIKSNTDNKTNIIPIGFIPVGKKNNELAKFLGIELEENACDILSARRVKQLSLGKINNLFFLFNVSITTKDTIINIDKDFSIEIKKEGIINIINTSLENRETDINSSLELLIQTNNSGLFKTNKSEQSHFKFKHLALINKKSSAVIDNSMEVPTPVEISLGKEKINLIVGKNRFF